The window CGATGCTCGACGCTGCACAGCGAATCTTCAGCACCTGCGAAGACGAGATGAGACGGCAGGCCTACGGCAACGCGTCGACTCTGCTCCGGGAATCGATGGTCCGGGCCTGTACGGTCAGGTACGTCGCCGACACGATGGGAAAGGCAGCCGCGGCGACCGCGGCAAGGCAGGAGGCAGATCATGGTTTCACCTGGGTCAGCGATCTCAGCAGGCTCCTCGCGGAATACGAAGGTCGTCGCGACCGGTATCCGACGCTTGAGGCCTTCATGCCCCGGGTCGTCGATTTCTTCAACCGCTATGCCGCAGGCCTCAAGGACCAGGAACGACCGAGGGTCATATCCATAGTCCCCGCCAATGGGGCCACTGACGTCGATCCGGATCTGACGGCCATCAAGATCACATTCAGCGAACCGATGGTTGACAAGAGCTGGTCCGTGGTCGGCGGCGGCTCGAATTTCCCCGAAATCACCGGCGATATTTCCTACGACCAGGATCGCAGGGTGCTGACGATCCCGGTTAAGCTCAAACCGTCATGGACCTACCGCTTCTGGCTCAACAGGGGCAGGTTCAACTCTTTTCGCAGCGAGAGGGGAGCGCCCCTGAGTTCGCTGCCCGTCGAGTTCAAAACCCGCGCCCGATAGCTCCGCGCGCAAGCTGGTATGACGGGTCTGCCCATCTTGTATATACTACCGCAAACGCACGAGGACCGGTACCATTGCGCCTTTGACCCTGCGGGGCGTAGCCATCGGGCGAGAAGGCCGGACGATTGTAACGACTGTCTGCAATGAAAGGATTAGGGGTGACTGATGAGACCTGATTGGATTCAATGGGCGGGAAACCACCCACGTTGGTTCGCCCTGATCGTCGGAACCAAGCGGCTCCGGACCAAGGCAGGACTTTTGCTGGTTGGGTTTGGCCTGGGCGAGGGCGTCTACAACCATGAGGTCCCCTTCGATCTGGACAGGCCCAACGCCTGGGTGTTCGTGGGGCTTGCGATGGTCCTTGCGGGGGTTGCTTTCCGATTCGCAGCGCTCGGTAGTCTGCGCAAGAAGGAGGAGCTTGCCACTACCGGGGTCTACTCGCTCTGCCGCCATCCTCTTTATCTCGGGTCGGTATTGATGGCGTATGGATTCTGCTGCTTGTTGAACGATTCCAAGCTGTTTCTGATCGCCAGCGCGTATTTCATTTTGTTCTATGGTTTGACTATCGCATGGGAAGAAATCCGCCTGGCCCAACGATACGGCGATGCCTACCACAGATACGCGAACGAAACGCCTTTGATTC of the Phycisphaerae bacterium genome contains:
- a CDS encoding isoprenylcysteine carboxylmethyltransferase family protein — translated: MRPDWIQWAGNHPRWFALIVGTKRLRTKAGLLLVGFGLGEGVYNHEVPFDLDRPNAWVFVGLAMVLAGVAFRFAALGSLRKKEELATTGVYSLCRHPLYLGSVLMAYGFCCLLNDSKLFLIASAYFILFYGLTIAWEEIRLAQRYGDAYHRYANETPLILPVGRPCRGQFGLATALRNGGAALIAVTTILLAAIESMAEFI